The proteins below come from a single Molothrus ater isolate BHLD 08-10-18 breed brown headed cowbird chromosome 3, BPBGC_Mater_1.1, whole genome shotgun sequence genomic window:
- the RAB32 gene encoding ras-related protein Rab-32: MAGGEGAGSGVPECREHLFKVLVIGELGVGKTSIIKRYVHQLFSQHYRATIGVDFALKVINWDSKTLVRLQLWDIAGQERFGNMTRVYYKEAVGAFVVFDVTRGSTFEAVSKWKHDLDSKVLLPNGSPIPAVLLANKCDQKKDGSQNPSQMDQFCREGGFVGWFETSAKDNINIDEAARFLVENILANYKTFPNEENDVGKPKLDLDPLKAESKSQCC; this comes from the exons atggcCGGCGGGGAAGGAGCGGGCAGCGGCGTGCCGGAGTGCCGGGAGCACCTCTTCAAGGTGCTGGTGATCGGGGAGCTGGGCGTGGGCAAAACCAGCATTATCAAGCGCTACGTGCACCAGCTCTTCTCCCAGCACTACCGGGCCACCATCGGCGTGGATTTCGCGCTCAAAGTCATCAACTGGGACAGCAAGACCCTGGTGcggctgcagctctgggatatCGCAG GCCAGGAGCGCTTTGGAAATATGACCAGAGTATACTACAAAGAGGCAGTTGGTGCTTTTGTGGTCTTTGATGTCACAAGAGGCTCCACTTTTGAGGCTGTTTCGAAATGGAAGCATGATTTGGACAGTAAAGTACTACTTCCCAatggcagccccatccctgctgttcTCCTTGCAAACAAGTGTGACCAGAAGAAAGATGGCAGCCAGAATCCCTCTCAAATGGACCAGTTCTGTAGAGAAGGTGGCTTTGTTGGATGGTTTGAAACATCTGCCAAG GACAACATCAACATAGATGAAGCTGCTCGATTCTTGGTGGAAAACATCCTTGCCAATTACAAAACCTTTCCTAATGAAGAGAATGATGTGGGGAAACCAAAACTGGACCTAGACCCATTGAAAGCAGAGAGTAAATCACAGTGCTGCTAA